The proteins below are encoded in one region of Pomacea canaliculata isolate SZHN2017 linkage group LG7, ASM307304v1, whole genome shotgun sequence:
- the LOC112568907 gene encoding uncharacterized protein LOC112568907 isoform X3, giving the protein MDQKLLVLCRVFVIAGVVFSAPVIKECSSGGNYVSEDTAATFTCRSYGTQMQWYLYDETDETYIGGCNQLNCYFEDSYSYSFNLKATKTQNSVYTSQLEILNVTREQARSLICYVSKTQQNYCKLHVIAPAVVRSENCNVSISNWQVHGTCSVFRMYASNNNYWCAWHMNTNETFRDLGFNSTLKNYTYNSRRYTSGECSFTKEIPVVEGSYTYSLSVFPGFGVYFNDTITIKYPDGPTHDCPQHVFEGSDFNCTCKSTTTGSPPATAEWDGLDSKVLQVKSASRHLNGELRICRLVWGPQGNINRNTSFIVGVAYGPSAVLLNSTQEEAENGSYIVNFTCTAVDVYPSAVFTWNITCLRQTNNTNISTCIVKLTEHEELSVTCTASNAYYKDVFLSQTLVLPISEDEASAIAAGTGSLNGGLIGGVTAAAVVVLVIIAVVAVYIIKRRKGMEKQEGRTSGSSSDFGKYFKHNNPLSKLYAVVKKPKTQTPIERHSAPSGDMYTIPTSTTTQQGENGYNSVYETADSTAFYEESICDHQVEEVAKETSEWTATAQSTVKPAVAVKKFQDLSGGYMNVTEVLTDSGLGVYHVVPWASNSGTMNPESSTQAISEDEYNALHFEKDRTGQEDLDVDYNHLQTTDDNYFTLEPTY; this is encoded by the exons ATGGATCAGAAGCTTCTCGTGTTGTGCCGTGTTTTTGTCATCGCTGGAGTAGTCTTTTCAG CCCCAGTCATCAAAGAGTGCTCTAGTGGAGGAAATTATGTATCTGAGGACACTGCTGCCACCTTCACTTGTAGGAGTTATGGAACACAAATGCAGTGGTATTTATATGATGAAACAGATGAGACTTACATCGGTGGATGCAATCAGCTGAATTGCTACTTCGAAGACAGCTATAGCTATAGCTTTAACTTGAAAGcaacaaaaactcaaaattCGGTTTACACAAGTCAACTTGAAATCTTGAATGTTACAAGGGAGCAAGCTCGTTCCCTCATTTGCTACGTCAGTAAAACCCAACAAAACTACTGTAAGCTTCATGTTATAG CACCTGCAGTTGTTCGTTCTGAAAACTGCAATGTGAGCATCTCAAACTGGCAAGTGCATGGGACATGCTCAGTGTTTAGAATGTATGCGTCAAACAACAACTACTGGTGTGCTTGGCACATGAACACCAACGAG accTTCAGGGATCTGGGGTTTAATAGTACACTCAAGAACTATACTTATAACTCAAGAAGGTATACAAGTGGTGAATGttcatttacaaaagaaataccTGTTGTGGAAGGCAGTTACACATACAGTCTCAGCGTATTTCCAGGTTTTGGTGTTTATTTCAACGACACAATCACTATAA AGTATCCTGACGGACCCACTCACGACTGCCCACAACATGTTTTTGAGGGATCGGATTTTAATTGCACTTGCAAATCGACTACAACTGGTAGTCCACCTGCAACAGCTGAGTGGGATGGACTGGATAGCAAAGTTCTACAAGTAAAAAGTGCAAGTCGACATTTAAATGGAGAACTGCGCATATGTCGACTGGTGTGGGGGCCACAGGGCAACATCAACAGAAATACTTCCTTCATCGTTGGTGTAGCGT ACGGACCTTCTGCGGTTCTTCTGAACAGCACccaagaagaagcagaaaatggATCTTACATAGTAAATTTTACCTGCACAGCAGTCGATGTTTATCCTTCTGCTGTGTTCACGTGGAACATCACATGTCTTAGGCAGACAAACAACACCAATATCAGCACCTGCATTGTGAAGTTAACCGAACATGAAGAACTGTCAGTAACGTGCACAGCCAGCAATGCCTACTACAAAGATGTGTTTCTTTCACAAACTCTCGTCCTACCTATTTCAG AGGACGAAGCTTCAGCCATCGCTGCGGGAACCGGAAGTCTAAATGGTGGACTAATAGGTGGAGTCACTGCAGCTGCTGTGGTTGTGTTGGTCATCATAGCAGTTGTTGCTGTATACATCATCAAACGCCGAAAAG GGATGGAAAAACAAGAAGGACGAACATCAGGATCTTCATCTGACtttgggaaatattttaaacataacaACCCGCTGTCAAAGCTCTACGCAGTTGTAAAGAAGCCGAAGACTCAGACTCCCATTGAACGCCACTCAGCTCCATCAGGTGACATGTACACCATCCCTACTTCAACGACAACCCAGCAGGGCGAGAATGGGTATAATTCAGTGTACGAGACTGCTGACAGCACAGCATTTTATGAAGAGAGTATTTGCGACCATCAAGTGGAAGAAGTCGCAAAAGAAACTAGTGAATGGACGGCAACGGCCCAGTCAACAGTAAAACCAGCAGTTGCTGTAAAGAAATTCCAAGATTTATCAG GTGGATACATGAATGTCACTGAAGTTTTAACAGACTCTGGTTTGGGCGTGTACCATGTAGTTCCCTGGGCTTCAAATTCTGGAACCATGAATCCT GAAAGTTCTACGCAAGCCATCTCTGAAGACGAATACAATGCTCTACATTTCGAGAAAGATCGAACTGGACAAGAAGACCTTGATGTTGACTACAATCACCTCCAGACCACAGACGACAATTATTTCACTTTAGAGCCGACCTACTGA
- the LOC112568922 gene encoding uncharacterized protein LOC112568922: protein MAPKFLIFYSLILLARQVYSALNIEGCPAGTMNVREDDELRLTCGPYDFEMSWYYSRDNTLGELIGHCYGIFCYPAQRHEFAMLGDSYPSIVKSYKSTLLFPTINRDEARVYYCKTNYSMSACRLRVTAPAEVVPENCRVWISDWQVQGECLVERMYASDDVYTCTWSVNNTQVTGVFERPLTTYRNNSRTYMRGVCSFRQEIPFNGYNFTHSISYTYKISIDPGPQDSLVTTINIEPPKKPEINCSETVLEGSTVICMCTSQNRGNPPAKFVWDGTNTDRLLLQNVSRQQSSTNYTCRQTWGPHGVINTTVNYTFTVACK from the exons ATGGCGCCAaagtttttgatattttacagtCTTATTCTTCTCGCTCGACAAGTATATTCAG CACTCAACATTGAAGGTTGTCCAGCTGGAACGATGAATGTGAGGGAGGACGATGAGCTCCGCCTTACTTGTGGTCCATATGACTTTGAGATGAGTTGGTATTATTCCAGGGACAACACGTTGGGGGAATTAATCGGCCACTGCTATGGAATATTTTGCTATCCCGCACAGAGACACGAGTTCGCAATGCTAGGTGACTCGTATCCGTCGATTGTAAAGTCGTACAAAAGCACTCTACTCTTCCCTACTATCAACAGGGACGAAGCTCGTGTTTACTATTGTAAAACTAATTACTCCATGAGCGCATGTAGACTTCGGGTGACAG CACCTGCTGAAGTGGTTCCTGAAAACTGCAGAGTGTGGATATCAGACTGGCAAGTGCAAGGAGAATGTCTGGTAGAAAGGATGTACGCGTCAGATGATGTCTACACATGCACGTGGAGCGTTAACAATACTCAG gTGACAGGTGTATTTGAAAGACCACTGACTACATACCGGAACAACTCTAGAACCTACATGAGAGGAGTTTGTTCCTTCAGGCAGGAAATACCGTTTAATGGATACAACTTCACTCACAGTATCAGTTACACCTACAAAATCAGTATAGACCCAGGTCCTCAAGACAGCCTTGTAACGACGATAAACATTG AGCCTCCTAAGAAGCCTGAGATCAATTGTTCAGAAACTGTTCTTGAGGGATCGACTGTCATTTGTATGTGCACCTCTCAAAACAGAGGAAACCCGCCTGCAAAATTTGTTTGGGATGGAACGAATACTGATAGACTACTTCTTCAGAATGTCAGCCGCCAACAGAGCTCCACTAATTATACATGTCGACAGACTTGGGGTCCTCACGGGGTTATCAACACTACAGTTAATTACACCTTCACAGTAGCATGTAAGTaa